DNA from Quercus lobata isolate SW786 chromosome 1, ValleyOak3.0 Primary Assembly, whole genome shotgun sequence:
CCCAGAATTTTGCTACAATAAACTTTTGCATATCTCTACAAGTGCAAATCttctaaaattgaatttttttttttttatatggtgTGTGTCTTTATGTAAATATACAATATCTAGTTCTGCTGCTATTCCTGATTGAGTTCTTGTTGAGTTCAGTATTAGctttatataaaattgaaattgaaattattgCTTATTTACAACTGGGGTGCACTTTATATCtaactaataaattaatttgcATATCTAGTCctgtaatagttttttttttaattttttttaaaagaaaggcTCACCATTGTATTTTGCCTTTTGTTTCATTGCTTTTGCCATAAATGATTCAAAAATTACATGACCAACTTGTacttatcttattttctttcaaatataaAGGCTAGGATTTCTTGTAGATTTCCTATCCCATGCAGCTATTATGGGGTTTGTGGCTGGAGCAGCCATAGTAATTGGTCTTCAACAACTGAAGGGGTTTCTTGGGATTAGTCACTTCACAAACAAGACTGATATAATATCTGTTGTGGAAGTAGTTCATCATCATGTATGttctttttctatcttttcctttattttttgttgaggtttttgaaAAGCATATAAGCACAAAGAGTGAAAGAAATATGATAGAATCTATTCTCATTTGAACAATTCATTTATTCTCtttgtttcattaattacaGTGGAGTGCTCTTAATTTTATACTTTGGTGCTCATTCCTGAGTTTCATCCTAATTACAATATATGTGGTGAGTGCCATATCATTCACTTCTTCCACAAACAAGATACGTGGCAAGTTTTATTGTTCACTTTTGAAAGGCCTTCAAGGACCTCCACCTGGATATGTATTGCTGATTTCATTTCCTTGCTTCAACATTTGTACAAGGCATTTAAAGCTCTCTGGCACATGCATCTCATTAATGTTTGCTAACGAACCGgtcatattttaattaattcttCAACTTTAAAACTTGCATATTCTTTCATTAATCATATTTAATCATTATAAAATTCATAAGAAAGTTTTCAAGTCTACCGCCCATTAaactccaaaaaagaaaagaaaatacccattaaaaaaaaatctatataagaGGAATGTGTAATAATTTTCCATGGAAAAGTTTCCCCACAATGAGAGTAATAATTTTCACATTTACAAgttgaatttgaaaatattttcaagtttctATCATGTGGCTAAAATATGCCTAACCACATTTGtgtgttcttttctttctatgaattttaattagaattttaaagcccaaaataaaatttctattatcaATAGAAAATAGAGAGTTTTCATATATTGAAATCTCCCAAGCACTCTACCTTTGGAATAGGCCAAATTTCCTTACCTTCAATAGATGTAAATAAACATAATTTGAGATAAGAGGAATAAATCATTTAACATTTTCAAttcaaaagggaaaataaatagTGTAGGGTCTCAATTTACAACCCAGGCCCAAAACCTAGCCCTCGCCATGCTGCCACTACCCCTAAGGCAGCGTGCATGCTGGGGCCTTGCTGCCTGCGCCTAGGGGCATGCCAGTGTGCCCACACAAGCATGCCACGGCCTTGGCTGTGTGTCTTGGCCTTGGCAGTTGCATGCCCATGGGGTCTTGAAAGAAGCTTGAAAGTTCCCAAGCATGAAAATAAAGTCTTCCTtaaaaatttcatataattaaataagattGAACATTGAAATTTCTGTTTAGACCCCAATGATTAATTAgctaaattatcaaattatattgGTGAAGTGATCCActcaaacaattaatttttcacTATAGTTAAGTAATTAACAAATCAATAAGTAATATAAAAAGCACAATTAAGCATGACATAACATTTGGTGACAACCTAGTGGGGTTGGCTGAGTGGTTGGGCATTCGGTCTCAAAGTGGCTATCTTAGGTTTGACTAGGAGCTCCCTAGTTCAAGTCCAGGCACCAGCACTTTGAAAAACTCCTTGGGCCAGCGATTTACCTCACTATGAGCCCACCCATCGCGAACCGTGATTAGTCTTTGGTTGAAAGTTTTGAGGAAACATTGtgagaaacccaaaaaaaaaaaaaaaaaacatttggtgACGAAgtggaaaatcaaagaagaatgTCTTTAATGGAGAAACCACTTCGGGGATACAAACAATCTAGAAGAAAATTCACTGAGATGAGAAGAGTAGTTACAACGATATACTAAAAAGAGTTTTGTACAACTAGACCCTTTATTGTAGCATATGCAAATATCCTGCACTCCAACAGACATCTTTAAAgattttgttgtagtgaatctcattaaaaaaaagacaatggTTTCAAACTCACAAGCTTCACTTTGGAATTGCAAGAAGAGGCAGTAAAcaaatgttgttttttaatgaaGCACAAAGCAAAAAAAGGCACAAAGTTCTCTCTGAATAGCATAGGCCATggaattttttcccctttattgAAAACTTGTGCAAAGCATAGTTTATATAGTTGCATGGGCATGGCCCCACTTCCCAAACAACAGAACATGATCCAAATGGCCTCATATTCCCACCAGCGTTAGCTTTTCTTATACCCACAAGTATTTCCAGCAcagcaaaatgaaaaagaaaaaagaaaaatacaaacaacagaaacccaaaaaaaaaaaaaaaaaaacaagaaccctcaaaatcaaaaaagcaaagaaagaccTCAATCAAACcccaaataatttttattttctttgcctTTTCCCACTTCTCAAAGGGCATCACATAatgcagcagcagcagcaacaacaacaacaaaaatagcaACGCCAAACACCAAACACCAACAACACCAAATTTAGCAAACCTTGAAGCAAacactttttcacttaaaaaaaccTTAATCATACGTTAACAACTCTCTAATCAGCACTGAGAAAGTGAGAATTTTTCCATTCTCATGTGGGTTTTTGACTATTTTAAGGTTTgaggttatttatttttcatcacCAAATCTAACCAACTCTGAAATCAActgggaaaaaagagagagagaccaaaCTCATCGATGGCTTCAAGTAGCAGAGCTACACACTCACACAGCACCAAAACCAACACCAGCAATAGCCAAGCTTAAAACATGAGGCTTCAACAAAGTGAGTCCACAATCCCCAAAGCCATTGCACAGTACACAGTGGATGCTCGTCTTCACGCTGTGTTTGAACAGTCTGGTAAGTCAGGTAAGTCCTTTGATTACTCTGAGTCCATTAGAACCACAACAGACTCAGTTCCTGAGGAACAGATCACAGCTTACTTGTCTAAAATCCAAAGGGGTGGTCATATCCAACCTTTTGGTTGTATGATTGCTGTAGACGAAGTTTCTTTTAGTATAGTTAGTTATAGTCAAAACGCACGCGACATGCTTGCTCTTTTGCCTCAGTCAGTTCCCAGTTTAGAAAAACCTGAGATTTTGACAATTGGGACTGATGTGAGGACGCTCTTCACGCCCTCCAACTCTGTTTTGCTTGAGAAGGCGTTTGGAGCTAGGGAAATCACGTTGTTGAGCCCGGTTTGGATTCATTCCAAGAATTCGGGGAGGCGATTTTGCATAGGATAGATGTTGGGATTGTGATTGATTTGGAACCTGCAAGGACTGAGGACCCAGCTCTGTCGATTGCCAGGGCGGTTCAGTCACAGAAGCTGGCTGTCCTGGCGATCTCGCAGTTGCAGTCATTACCTGGTGGGGATATTAAGTTGTTGTGTGATACTGTGGTGGAGAGTGTGAGGGAGCTTACTCGGTATGATAGGGTTATGGTGTTTAAGTTCCACGAGGATGAGCATGGTGAGGTTGTGGCAGAGAGTAAGAGGCCGAATTTGGAGCCATATATTGGGTTGCATTATCCGGCCACGGATGTACCTCAGGCATCGAGGTTTTTGTTTAAGCAGAATAGGGTTAGGATGGTTGTGGATTGTAATGCCATGCCGGTTAGGGTGATTCAGGATGATAGGCTTATGCAGCCTTCGTGTTTGGTTGGTTCAACGCTTCATGCTCCCCATGGCTGTCATGCTCAGTATATGGCTAATATGGGCTCAATTGCCTCATTGGCAATGGTGGTTATTATCAATGGAAATGATGAGGAAGGAGTTGGTGGGCGGAGTGCAATGAGGTTATGGGGTTTGGTGGTTTGTCATCACACTTCTGCTAGGTGTATTCCATTCCCTCTTCGCTATGCTTGTGAGTTCTTAATGCAGGCTTTTGGACTCCAATTGAATATGGAGTTGCAATTGTCATCACAGATGTTGGAGAAACTTGTTTTAAGGACGCAGACCCTCTTGTGTGATATGCTTCTTCGTGACTCACCTACTAGGATTGTTACTCAAAGCCCTACTATTATGGACCTTGTGAAGTGTGATGGGGCAGCCCTCTACTATCAAAGGGAAGTACTACCCTCTGGGTGTGACCCCAACTGAGGCCCAGATAAAGGACATAGTAGAGTGGTTGTTGGCTTTCCATGGAGATTCCACAGGTTTGAGCACAGACAGTTTGGGTGATGCTGGGTACGATGGAGTAGCCTCACTTGGAGATGAAGTTTGGGGAATGGCTGTTGCTTATATCACAAAAAGGGATTTCCTGTTCTGGTTCCGGTCCCACACTGCAAAAGAGATCAAATGGGGTGGCGCAAAGCATCACCCTGAGGACAAGGATGATGGGCAGAGGATGCATCCGCGCTCTTCTTTCAAGGCATTTTTGGAAGTGGTAAAAAGCCGCAGCTTGCCATGGGAGAACGCAGAAATGGATGCAATCCACTCTCTGCAGCTTATTCTGCGAGACTGATTTAGATGTACTGAGCCAAGCAATTCTAAGGCTGTTGTACATGCCCAGCTTGGCGACGTGGAGTTGCAAGGTATGGATGAACTCAGTTCGGTTGCAAGAGAAATGGTCAGGTTGATAGAGACTGCAACTGCTCCTATATTTGCTGTAGATGTTGATGGCTGTATAAATGGGTGGAATGCAAAGGTTGAATAGTTGACAGGGCTCTCAGTTGAAGAAGCTATGGGGAAGTCTTTGGTTCGTGATCTTATTTATAAAGAATACGAAGAAGCAGTAGAGAAGCTTCTTTCTCGAGCTTTAAGAGGTAGTCGATTCACACATAATGTCTTTGTTCCTGccaattttaaaagtttagtaAGGGGGTTGTATTGGCATCCTGTAGAAATGTTTTGGTCCAGTTCATTCTGTATTGCATTAAAAGGCACAAAGAAAACCATTGATcttaaaataattacaaaaaatgagTTCTTTGCTGACAATAAAAGCTGCAAGTATGTtgcattaattttgatttttttttgaatctgaAGTGCATGTTGCAGATTAGATTTAAAGCAAGAAGTTGCTCACTTTCTCTACGTATGCTGTGATGGCTTTGTTTGAATGGGATGTCCTAAATTCCATCAGTTGACCATTATATGTTAGCTTGCCTCTTAAATTATTCTTCCCATTTGACAGTGTAAATTTGTAATCTGCCAAAAGTTTAGTTGTTGCTTGTGCTGTGTCAATATATTTGCATTGTACCTGCAGGATATTAGGACATTTGAAACCATCCCTTACTATAAGTAGGTTTTACTAAAAAGTTGAAGTTTCCATTATGTTCTCCTTAAAAAAACCTAATGGATGCCCTATCATGCGGTTGCTGATCATGTTGCTAGCATCCTGACATGGAGAGTGGCATGATGTCCAATATACATAAGAAATGCCAACAcagagacaaaactaaaatagattTGAACATGATGTTGGTGttcaaaaatggatttttgtgccaaaaagaggaagagaaaccatTAATCTCCATGTTTTATGGATTGGAATGTTAGAATCTTATTCCTACTATTGGTTTACAATATATTGATTAGTATCCGAGTTTAGAAGCAACCTTCTATCTGTTGATACATAATATTTAGTATTTGATTCCTTTTTGTTCTGAGTTTTTGGTTTCTCcatgaaaatgtttgttttctcaaattttcgatatttttttttcctattttggattgCAGAAATCACTAAGCCTTTCCTTGATTTCTAATATCTGcattcatagtttttttttccctttctggGGTCTCTGATTCTAGGAATTGAAGTTGCCCTCAAATTATGAAGTTCTTCTTCGGAATGTGCTCGATGATTGTACTAAGGTATtgctctctctatctctgtgtgtgtgtttgttttttgtttgggtgctgagaaagtgtgtgaaaattaaaaattttgagtttttagatATGGTTTTTGATTGGTTGTGATGGGGTTTTCGTTTATTaggttttgagaaaatgaggggtagaaaataaattttttatttggttttgttgtgaTAAAGTTTTGGTACCTCCCTGATATGGTTCTGTAGGGGCACGATTTGTAACAACTCCAAGATAAAATTGGACTCGTAAGTAAAAAGGCCTcccacaatatcatttgtagagagtgggcttgaaaggtatGACCTGAGCATAAGTGAGTGGTTTTAGTCGTAGTTCCTACGGGGAACACTATATGGGCGGGCTTGGCCTTACTAGCCAAACTCTTTTTTGGCCAGCCCCctttatctttgtttgtttcgccTTTTATACTGGTGTTCCATTCCCCTTTTTTGTGTCCACGTGTTGATTTCTACCTTTGGGGTGCAGGCTtgtccagtcgacccatacctagagtggttgggagttgctgGAAAGGCGTATGGGCATGGGCATGGGTTTGTCAGACGCCGAATTCCGTATTACTGTGTTGACTGCTTTTTTCCTGGCCCTGCCCGCTACACTCGGCTTGCTCCTTTCTTTGGGCATTTAATGAAGTGCCGAggaggaggtcgtcctcggcaatggccctcctcggcttggactGCGGTCCTTAAGATAAACTGGGCCTAAGCCGAGGCTAcactttctttggccccacaatagcccctcaaaagcctgctgcccgacttttagttgggaaggagggttttgataatgTTGGGCCTACATCATAGCCTGTTCTGATTCTGCACTCCataaatatttgcatttttccaTTTATTCGGGAGTCGTGTCAAAACAAGGGACGCgcctttatttttcattcgCGCGGAGTCTTTTGATATTTCGGTACTtgaggcgcgccttcacgaggatcttcagatcctacggctgaggatgaggttggaaattgagcccAATCTgctttgtctgtagcgttccttggaaaTTTGCACAAGTTAAATGCCATCGGTCTGCTCTATGTATAAATTGGGTAGGGGGTCACTCCCCTTGCATACAAACCCTTCTGCTTCCTTCAGAAACATAATCCATCCGCCATACTCAGTCTCCATTTTCAGTGTCATTTAGCCTCAGGGCGATATGCTTGAGGCATGggtggggatgaaaggtctttACCCGCTTCataggcaccgaatcctcaaggtgatatggtatggacaaggatggcacagattcaagccggTCCTCTGCTTTGACAGGGGGAAGATggtcttcctctctcttttagtcaaaatccgaagcaggttctggtcatgccagatttttggcatgtcagaagaaggaatttccgccatcagcgccgtctgccttgtcgcaggcaaattttcgcgggggctccccaacttccggctccctgcaccttttcttcaacggtgcaggccccaagttgggttccctgcaccttttcttcagcggcgCTAGCCCAAAGCCAggtgctctctgcaccttttcttcaaaggTGCAGGCCCCTcgtcgggttcttttgctgcctgagttatgggcatgtaaaagtattgagaaaTGGTTCCCTTACTCAACATCTCGACGcagcagccaacctctcctctgtgcttcttcttcggctttatctttactctcttgtatttttctttttacttacgtagttagctttaatgtaagcttatttcagctttccattgtacactgtactattcctttgtcttaataaaagatgagtttatttctttctaaatacttttcttttctgcaacaactactttgtgcatgaatattaaatataagcttgcctttaatgatactcggagcagaaaaatgccttaacacagattcctactagttcaATTTTATGGACATTAttaagtataacaatggtaatcctcaataaattaaactcttggaactaaccgggataacggctgagtgctgcgtgatgcatgctagaccaatgtccgagaacgataaactctaaataattcatccgagaaggtagccgagcagtgagggaccTCAATTGTGTTTTTTGGTAGCATATTGCTTTAAattgcatcaatccctttggtactgaggGTCCGAGGGTAGGCTGGGCAATCCATTCAGtgtagggattaacccaaccgTTAATGGGGGGAATTCTCCTCGGGTAGATCCTAAGGCCCATGTAACGtacttttcttttaagtagttggtttccccagaggcttgagtccgaggaccatacaaggccttggttctgtccgaaacttgtacttttgcttttaagtagttggtttccccataggcttaagtccgaggaccatgtaaggccttggttctgtccaaaacttgtaattttgctttcaagtagttggtttccccagaggcttgagtccgaggaccatgtaaggccttggttctgtccaaaacttgtaattttgctttcaagtagttggtttccccagaggcttgagtccgaggaccatgcaaggccttggttctgtccaaaacttgtaattttgctttcaagtagttggtttccccagaggcttgagtccgaggaccatgcaaggccttggttctgtccaaaacttgtacctttgcttttaagtagttggtttccccagaggcttgagtccgaggaccatgcaaggccttggttctgtccaaaacttgtaattttgctttcaagtagttggtttccccagaggcttgagtccgaggaccatgcaaggccttggttctgtccaaaactagtaattttgctttcaagtagttggtttccctagaggcttgagtccgaggaccatgtaaggccttggttctgtccaaaacttgtaattttgctttcaagtagttggtttccccagaggcttgagtccgaggaccatgcaaggccttggttctgtccaaaacttgtacttttgcttttaagtagttggttttcccagaggcttgagtccgaggaccatgcaaggccttggttctgtccaaaacttgtacttttgcttttaagtagttggtttccccagaggcttgagtccgaggaccatgcaaggccttggttctgtccaaaacttgtacttttgctttagttggtttccccagaggcttgtcTGTCCCTTGACCCcattgagtccgaggaccatgcaaggccttggttctgtccaaaacttgtacttttgctttcaaatagttggtttccccagaggcttgagtccgaggaccatgcaaggccttggttctgtccaaaacttgtaattttgctttcaagtagttggtttccccagaggcttgagtccgaggaccatgcaaggccttggttctgtccaaaacttgtctttaagtagttggtttccccagaggcttgagtccgaggaccatgcaaggccttggttctgtccaaaacttgtaattttgctttcaagtagttggtttccccagaggcttgagtccgaggaccatgcaaggccttggttctgtccaaaacttgtaattttgctttcaagtagttggtttccccagaggcttgagtccgaggaccatgcaaggccttggttctgtccaaaacttgtacttttgcttttaagtagttggttttcccagaggcttgagtccgaggaccatgcaaggccttggttctgtccaaaacttgtacttttgcttttaagtagttggtttccccagaggcttgagtccgaggaccatgcaaggccttggttctgtccaaaacttgtacttttgctttcaagtagttggtttccccagaggcttgagtccgaggaccatgcaaggccttggttctgtccaaaacttgtacttttgctttcaagtagttggtttccccagaggcttgagtccgaggaccatacaaggccttggttctgtccaaaacttgtaattttgcttcTATGGGGCTttggctttaggggaattaAATCCTCGGCCGAGCCCCTTGACCCATCTGCGTGGCTGACGCTATAAagtgtagcccctagtcaagaatcatagcccccAACGAAGCTCTACGTTAGCACGCTGTAACTGGCTGGTAGAAAATGACAAGGGTATTGTCCCACACCATCGCCTATGCCAAGACACAaaccttcccacagacggcgccaattgtaggggcaATTTGTAACAACTCCAAGATAAAATTGGACTCGTAAGTAAAAAGGCCTcccacaatatcatttgtagagagtgggcttgaaaggtatGACCTGGGCATAAGTGAGTGGTTTTAGTCGTAGTTCTACGGGGAACACTACATGGGCGGGCTTGGCCTTACTAGCCAAACTCTTTTTGGCCAGCCCCctttatctttgtttgtttcgccttttatactggtgttccattccccttttttgtgtccacgtgttgatttctacttttggggtgcaggcctgtccagtcgacccatacctagagtggttgggagttgctgGAAAGGCGTATGGGCATGGGCATGGGTTTGTCAGACGCCGAATTCCGTATTACTGTGTTAACTGTTTTTTTCCTGGCCCTGCCCGCTACACTCGGCTTGCTCCTTTCTTTGGGCATTTAATGAAGTGCCGAggaggaggtcgtcctcggcaatggccctcctcggcttgggctgcGGTCCTTAAGATAAACTGGGCCTGGGCCGAGGCTAcactttctttggccccacaggTTCTTTGGCTTATTTCCTGTTTGGATTATtcatattatatgattttcttgatatGGATTTGTTTCTGAtggatttgttgaaaaattggcTTTATGCAGAGAGTTTGGCTGCATAAAAGAACGG
Protein-coding regions in this window:
- the LOC115992378 gene encoding probable sulfate transporter 4.2, which encodes MQRAEEKEMENGRDFLSHAAIMGFVAGAAIVIGLQQLKGFLGISHFTNKTDIISVVEVVHHHWSALNFILWCSFLSFILITIYVVSAISFTSSTNKIRGKFYCSLLKGLQGPPPGYVLLISFPCFNICTRHLKLSGTCISLMFANEPVIF